ACTTAGTATTGAATGTTGTGCAAAATAATTTCTGAATCCTGATAAAGTTCTGGACAGTCTTTTAGCCTTATTCTTTCACCATGGTTGGTTATCTTTCtggctttttttatttttggaaacAGTTACCGATGTAGCTGGAGAGGTGGTTGAGATTGGCCCTGGAGTTCAGGGTTTCAAAGTTGGCGACAAAGTAGTTAGCAAGCTCAAATTGTTGGTAATCCCAAAGCCATTTTTCACTTGGATTCTCATTCTCACACTAACATGGATGTAAACAAGTAAAATTGTGTAAAATGTTGTTTGTTGCTCCTGGAATTATCTTGGAGCTCTTAGGttgataaatttttaacaaaatgttttttgttttcacagtGATAAACAAATCTGGCAGTTTATTGATGATATTTTCGGAAAGCCTGCGATTCTGTGTTTTAGATTTAATTTTCTGGTTGAGTTATATGCTTATACCcatctcaattttttcttttggatttttatattcatgccATGTGAATGAGAACACAGAGAGGAGGCGGACTTGCTGAATATGCAGTGGCTACAACAGAATTAACTGTGAAGAGGCCCCCAGAGGTGACATCAGCCGAAGCTGCGGGCATACCAATTGCTGGTCTTACAGCTCTAAGAGCACTTACCAAAGCTGGAATCAAGCTGGATGGAAGTGGCCCGTCTGCTGACATTCTGATAACTGCGGCTTCTGGTGGTGTTGGCCATTATGCAGTGCAGTTAGCAAAGCTTGGGAACGCACACGTCACTGCTACATGTGGGGCACGGAATATCAACCTAGTCAAAAGCTTGGGGGCAGATGAGGTGCTTGATTACAAGACACCAGAAGGAGAATCTCTGAAGAGCCCGTCTGGCCGGAAGTACGATTATATTATCCATTGCGCAACCGGCATAAGATGGTCCACGTTTGAGGCATGCCTCAGTGAAAGAGGTAAGGTGATTGATATTACGAGCCCTACAGCTATGCTAACCTCTGTTATAAAGAAGATGACCTTTTCAAAGAAGTCTCTGGTGCCTCTGGTGCTGAACCCTAAGGGTGGGGACCTAGAATTCATGGTGGAACTGTTCAAAGAAGGAAAGCTTAGGACTGTAATTGACTCGATATTCCCTCTGGCGAAGGCCGAAGAAGCTTGGGCTAAAAGCATGGATGGGCATGCTACTGGGAAGATCATTGTGACCCTCGAGTAGCAGCATTACCTTCGATATTGGAGTCTGAGCTTATGGTTGGcttcatatatgtaaattttacacTTTACTGTTCTTTATAGTTGTTTAAATGATG
This window of the Nymphaea colorata isolate Beijing-Zhang1983 chromosome 2, ASM883128v2, whole genome shotgun sequence genome carries:
- the LOC116247090 gene encoding chloroplast envelope quinone oxidoreductase homolog isoform X2, with amino-acid sequence MAAPNVMHAVQYHGYGGGASALKHVEVPIPTPKKDEILLKLEASSLNPADWKIQKGMIRPFLPSRFPFVPVTDVAGEVVEIGPGVQGFKVGDKVVSKLKLLRGGGLAEYAVATTELTVKRPPEVTSAEAAGIPIAGLTALRALTKAGIKLDGSGPSADILITAASGGVGHYAVQLAKLGNAHVTATCGARNINLVKSLGADEVLDYKTPEGESLKSPSGRKYDYIIHCATGIRWSTFEACLSERGKVIDITSPTAMLTSVIKKMTFSKKSLVPLVLNPKGGDLEFMVELFKEGKLRTVIDSIFPLAKAEEAWAKSMDGHATGKIIVTLE
- the LOC116247090 gene encoding chloroplast envelope quinone oxidoreductase homolog isoform X1; translation: MKGKEEMLLQSPCLLFFIFRLLSLHWHLFWDPWPHPTSCMLCNTTVMVVALLHSSQHVEVPIPTPKKDEILLKLEASSLNPADWKIQKGMIRPFLPSRFPFVPVTDVAGEVVEIGPGVQGFKVGDKVVSKLKLLRGGGLAEYAVATTELTVKRPPEVTSAEAAGIPIAGLTALRALTKAGIKLDGSGPSADILITAASGGVGHYAVQLAKLGNAHVTATCGARNINLVKSLGADEVLDYKTPEGESLKSPSGRKYDYIIHCATGIRWSTFEACLSERGKVIDITSPTAMLTSVIKKMTFSKKSLVPLVLNPKGGDLEFMVELFKEGKLRTVIDSIFPLAKAEEAWAKSMDGHATGKIIVTLE
- the LOC116247090 gene encoding chloroplast envelope quinone oxidoreductase homolog isoform X3 translates to MIRPFLPSRFPFVPVTDVAGEVVEIGPGVQGFKVGDKVVSKLKLLRGGGLAEYAVATTELTVKRPPEVTSAEAAGIPIAGLTALRALTKAGIKLDGSGPSADILITAASGGVGHYAVQLAKLGNAHVTATCGARNINLVKSLGADEVLDYKTPEGESLKSPSGRKYDYIIHCATGIRWSTFEACLSERGKVIDITSPTAMLTSVIKKMTFSKKSLVPLVLNPKGGDLEFMVELFKEGKLRTVIDSIFPLAKAEEAWAKSMDGHATGKIIVTLE